The window TGGGCACGGTAGCCCTGAATCATACCGCTTTCTTCCAGCGCTTTTACCCGGCGCGAGCAGGGCGAGGGTGACAGGCCGACTTTATCGGCCAGCTCCAGATTGCTGAGACTGCCATCCTGCTGCAGTAATTCGAGAATGCGCTGGTCAATACGATCCAGCCGGGCCATACCATCAGGCATATCTGAGTTCATAAAACGACCTTCTGTTGAGCTGATACAAGTCGCTGCCGGTCAGGGCAATCCGTGCCACGAACAGACACTGGCACAAATCGCCAAAGACAATAAATATTGCGCAATATTGTATCAAAATTAAGGGTTATCAATAGCAACTTTGCAATCATAAATGCCAGCATGCCGCATATACTGTGCACATACTGTTAACCAGATCTCTTCCTTACCGGAAGGCATCTGAACGCGCTGTTCACAAGACAACGCGTCCGCCCAGCCGCCAGAAGTGGTCAGGGCCAGAGAGGACTCACAAGGTCTGAGCAAAGACAGTCAGAAAGGAAACACGAACAAGCTCAAAAGGCTTAAAACACGCAATCAATGACCAGTTTTTATAAAATCTGAGCAAGGACCGGATATGAATACCCCGACCACCGCCCGCTTTAACCATCGTAAGTACCGCCCTGCAACCGTTATCGCCAAAACCGATCGCCGCTGGCCGGACCAGACTCTGACCACCGCACCGCTGTGGTGTTCAGTTGATCTGCGTGATGGTAACCAGGCGCTGATCGAACCTATGTCCGTTGCGCAGAAACAGCAGATGTGGGCGTTGTTGGTCAACATGGGCTTCAAGGAGATTGAAGTCGGTTTCCCTGCCGCCTCACAACCGGATTTTGACTTTGTACGCTGGCTGATCGAAGCCAACCAGATTCCTGAGGATGTCACCATTCAGGTATTGGTGCAGGCGCGTGATGAATTAATCGAACGCACCTACGAAGCTCTTGCCGGTGTACGCCGCGCGGTGGTGCATGTGTATAACTCCACCTCGCCGGTACAGCGTCAGCGTGTGTTTAATCTCGACAAACAGGGCATTGTCGACATCGCTGTCAGAGGCGCACGTAAGGTCGCCAGCGAAGCCAAACGCTATCCGCAGACCGAGTGGGTATTTCAGTACTCACCGGAAAGCTTCTCGACCACCGAAGTCGATTTTGCCGTTGAAGTCTGTAACGCCGTGATTAATGTCTGGCAGCCGACGGTCGACAAAAAAGCCATTATCAATTTACCGGCCACCGTCGAGAGCAGCATGCCCAACGTGTTTGCCGACCAGATTGAGTGGTTCTGCGACCATGTGAACAAGCGCGACAGCCTGATCATCAGCATTCATACCCACAACGACCGTGGTTGTGGAGTAGCCGCCGCCGAGCTGGCAATGCTCGCCGGTGCAGACCGTATCGAAGGCACCCTGCTTGGCAATGGCGAGCGCACCGGCAATATGGACATCGTCACTATGGCGATGAACCTGTACAGCCAGGGCATTGATCCTGAGCTGGATATCAGCATGGCCGATGACATCATCGCCACCGTAGAAGCCTGTACCAACATCAAGACCCATCCGCGCCACCCGTGGGTCGGTGAACTGGTGTACACCGCCTTCTCCGGCAGCCATCAGGATGCTATCCGTAAATGCCTGAGCAAGCAGCAGGACGACGAGCCATGGGATGTGGCTTACCTGCCGATCGACCCGCGCGACCTTGGCCGCAATTACCAGTCGGTGATCCGCGTTAACAGCCAGTCGGGTAAAGGTGGGGCTGCGTACCTGATTGAACAGCAGATCGGCGCTACCTTACCGCGCTGGATGCAGATCGAACTCGCACAGCCGATTCAGCGCCGCGCCGAAATGCAGGAAGGCGAACTCAGCCCGGAGCAGATTCTGAGCGTATTCCGTACCGAGTTTATGAACAGCGATGGCCGTTACTCACTGGCCGGTTACCAGATCGACAAACAGGGCAGCCAGTATCATGTGCAGGCATCTATTAATGACGGCAGCCAGTTAATGCTGATTCATGGTCATGGCAACGGTGCCATCAGCGCCTTTGCTGACGCCATGCACAAAGCCACCGGCGTGGACGTGCAGATTGTCCAGTTTGACGAGCAGGCCATCAGTGAAGGTTCCGATGCCACCGCCATGGCCTTTGTGCAGGCCAGCATCCGCGGCAGCCGTTATACCGCGGTCGCTCAGGACGGTGACACCCTCTCGGCCAGCCTCAATGCCATCCTGTTTACTATTAACAAGGCAATCATTGACAGCCGGGCCGTCGCCTGAGAACCAAGAAAATCAGCGCGGCAAAAAAACCGCTCTGCTAGTCTGAAAGTAATCCGATGCAACGGAACTGCACCGCCGGCAACTTGCCGGCGGATGCATTTATGCCGTTGTCTTTACTGACACGACGGGGGAATTTCTTATGACGTTACTGGCTATGCGTTTTGAAAACCACGAAATCCGTATTGCACTGCGCCGCACCCCAACTGCTCAGGCCATTCTTAAGGCGGTGCCTTTTACCGCCACGGTACAAACCTGGGGGCAGGAAGTTATTTTCGACTGCCCGGTACGGGTAAGCTATGAAGATAATGCGGTAAATATTGTGCAACCCGGCGATATTGCCTTCTGGGCCGATGGCAGCAGCATTGTCATTGGTTTCGGACCAACGCCTATTTCCCGCCACGGTGAAATCCGCCTGTCCAATGCCTGTCATATCTGGGGCGACGCCCTTGATGAAGTCAGCGCGCTGGCCGATGTAAAAGCCGGTACCGTGGTTGAAGTGGATATTGCCGAACCACTGGATCTGAAAAAAGCCAGCGGGCAATAACCAGCCGTTATTTTTTAAGCAGAAATAAATAACTGCAAAAATAAATTTAAAATGCATAAAAAAAGCCGGCTGTTTGCCGGCTTTTTATTAAGTATTTTCCCTTGGACAAATACTCAGTGGTGGTGACCGCCTTCACCGTGAACATGGCCATGAGCCAGTTCTTCTTCGCTGGCGTCACGGATAGATTCAACTTTAACGCTGAAGCTCAGAGACTTACCGGCCAGAGGGTGGTTGGCATCAACTGTAACGATGGCTTCATCAACTTCGGTCACGATCAGGTTGATCGGGCCGTGTTCAGTCTGAGCGGTAAAGGCCATACCAGGCTCAACTTTTTCGACGCCTTCGAACGCTTCCATTGGTACCTTCTGTACGCGCTCTTCGCTGTACTCGCCGTACGCATCGGCAGGAGCAACAGTAACTTCAAATTCATCACCAACCTGCTTGCCTTCCAGAGCCTGTTCCAGACCCGGAATAATGTTCTGC of the Thalassolituus hydrocarboniclasticus genome contains:
- a CDS encoding cyclophilin-like fold protein — encoded protein: MTLLAMRFENHEIRIALRRTPTAQAILKAVPFTATVQTWGQEVIFDCPVRVSYEDNAVNIVQPGDIAFWADGSSIVIGFGPTPISRHGEIRLSNACHIWGDALDEVSALADVKAGTVVEVDIAEPLDLKKASGQ
- the leuA gene encoding 2-isopropylmalate synthase, with amino-acid sequence MNTPTTARFNHRKYRPATVIAKTDRRWPDQTLTTAPLWCSVDLRDGNQALIEPMSVAQKQQMWALLVNMGFKEIEVGFPAASQPDFDFVRWLIEANQIPEDVTIQVLVQARDELIERTYEALAGVRRAVVHVYNSTSPVQRQRVFNLDKQGIVDIAVRGARKVASEAKRYPQTEWVFQYSPESFSTTEVDFAVEVCNAVINVWQPTVDKKAIINLPATVESSMPNVFADQIEWFCDHVNKRDSLIISIHTHNDRGCGVAAAELAMLAGADRIEGTLLGNGERTGNMDIVTMAMNLYSQGIDPELDISMADDIIATVEACTNIKTHPRHPWVGELVYTAFSGSHQDAIRKCLSKQQDDEPWDVAYLPIDPRDLGRNYQSVIRVNSQSGKGGAAYLIEQQIGATLPRWMQIELAQPIQRRAEMQEGELSPEQILSVFRTEFMNSDGRYSLAGYQIDKQGSQYHVQASINDGSQLMLIHGHGNGAISAFADAMHKATGVDVQIVQFDEQAISEGSDATAMAFVQASIRGSRYTAVAQDGDTLSASLNAILFTINKAIIDSRAVA
- a CDS encoding FKBP-type peptidyl-prolyl cis-trans isomerase; amino-acid sequence: MTIAQHKIVTIHYKVVDVASGEVIDSSEGGQPMTYLHGAQNIIPGLEQALEGKQVGDEFEVTVAPADAYGEYSEERVQKVPMEAFEGVEKVEPGMAFTAQTEHGPINLIVTEVDEAIVTVDANHPLAGKSLSFSVKVESIRDASEEELAHGHVHGEGGHHH